One part of the Truepera radiovictrix DSM 17093 genome encodes these proteins:
- a CDS encoding deoxyribonuclease IV produces the protein MGLLGAHVPTAGGLANAPTNAAAIGCEAFQLFVKNPNRWAAAALTEADVARFRAAHREHGSRSAVAHASYLVNLAATNPETLAKSRAALADELRRCDALGVRGLVLHPGAHGGAGTQKGLDAVARSLDAVLAQTPGDAAVWLENTAGQGTVLGRTPQELGAILARCDHRARIGVCLDTCHAFAAGYPIHEVAGLAAWLEEVDVQVGLERLGCFHLNDAQCALGSRRDRHANIGAGKMGTEVFVRLLRDARFTATPMLLETPRGEDKLGHARDLARLRALVNRDAVPMAELTP, from the coding sequence ATGGGCCTTCTAGGCGCCCACGTCCCCACCGCAGGGGGATTAGCCAACGCCCCCACCAACGCCGCCGCCATCGGCTGCGAGGCGTTTCAGCTCTTCGTCAAAAATCCCAACCGTTGGGCGGCTGCGGCGCTCACAGAGGCCGACGTCGCGCGGTTTCGGGCGGCGCACCGCGAGCACGGGAGCCGAAGCGCCGTCGCTCACGCGTCGTACCTGGTCAACCTCGCGGCCACGAACCCCGAGACGCTCGCCAAATCGCGAGCTGCGCTCGCGGACGAACTGCGGCGCTGCGACGCGCTCGGCGTCCGTGGGCTCGTGTTGCACCCCGGCGCGCACGGCGGGGCGGGTACCCAAAAGGGCCTTGACGCCGTCGCGCGCTCGCTCGACGCGGTGCTCGCCCAAACGCCGGGGGACGCGGCCGTGTGGCTCGAGAACACCGCCGGTCAGGGCACCGTCCTCGGCCGCACGCCGCAGGAGCTGGGCGCGATCCTCGCGCGCTGCGACCACCGCGCGCGCATAGGCGTCTGCCTCGACACCTGCCACGCGTTCGCCGCCGGTTACCCCATCCACGAGGTGGCGGGGCTCGCGGCGTGGCTCGAGGAGGTAGACGTGCAGGTCGGTTTGGAGCGGCTCGGCTGCTTTCACCTCAACGACGCGCAGTGCGCCCTCGGCTCTCGGCGCGACCGGCACGCCAACATCGGGGCGGGAAAGATGGGCACGGAGGTGTTCGTCAGGCTTTTGAGGGACGCGCGCTTTACAGCCACGCCGATGCTGCTCGAGACCCCGCGCGGTGAGGACAAACTAGGGCACGCCCGCGACCTCGCGCGCCTGCGCGCCCTCGTGAACCGGGACGCAGTGCCCATGGCGGAACTCACCCCGTGA